CTTTTTCGGGGATTTTTTTAGCGTTTATGTTGCCGGAATTGTTGTAAAAGGTGTATTCTGAGAAATCATCTTTGGCTTTCATTCCGTTTGCTCCTACAAGTGTGGAGCCATCTTTGTCGGTGACGTACACGGTATCCGAAGTGTAAATGAGTCTTTTATTCTGGTCCCAAAATACCGACTGCATCGCGAACATCTGATTTTCATTCGTCGTGATTCTTACATTTCCTTTAGCCTCGTAAAATTTCTTTTTTTCATTGAACTTGGCATATTTGGCATTAATCTTTCCCGGTTCTTTAGGTTTTTTCTTGTCGTAGAAAAGAATATTGATACCTTTTCTTGCAACGATATACGGTGAGTCGATGAATTCGTATTTCTCGATAAGCGGTGCCGTAGCACGCAGCTTTACCATTCCCGAATCACGCTGAACAATATTGGCATTGTTGATGACCTGAGAGGGAAAGTTGGTGTTGTTGTTTTTATTAATGGCTGTTAAATCTTCATCACAGGAAATTAAACCAAAAAATATAGCACAACCCAAAAAGGCGGCTATATTTTTATAGAATATTTTAGCGATAAGATTCATTTCTTAATCATAAAGACGTTTGTTAAACCATTTATCGGCAAAATTCAGTCCGATTCTCAGGTTAACAAAGTTCTGGCGGATCATATTATTTTCCAGCGTTCCTCTTTTCCCGATTTCTAAACCAAGATCGATTCCGCTCATTCTGGCTGCACTTCGGTTTTCGAAAGGCAAGGTAACACCTCCGGTTAAAGCAAACTGATTGATATTGGTTCCGTTGAAAGAAAGGTTTCCTTTTTCGTAATAAGCGCCGTAGCGGTAAGTAACTCTTGAGAAATAATTCCTGAAGTTATTGAAGTTAGGTAAATACCAACCTCCGGCAGCGATTTTGTAAGAATTCTGATTCGTGAACGGCTGGCCAAGAAACTGAATGGTTTCCCCTTTTCTATAATCCAGTTGAGTTCCTACAAACCATTTAGCATCACGTCCGTAACCCGCACCGAATGAAAACTCCATAGGGATAAGGTTTTTATCAGTACTGAAATCCTCGTCTATGATACTTATATTTTCTTTTTGGTTTCCTGTGGTGTAAAAATACGTACTGTTCGTGTAGTTAGTTTCCATCTCACCGGTGTTTCCGAAAGTGTAGGTTGCGCCTAATGTAAGCTTTCTGTCGGTACCAAATTTTTTCTGATAAGCAGAACCAAGTGTGAAATTGAAGGTTTTAATCTTGTTTTTGGTTTCATATCCATTAATCAACTCGGCGTTGGAATAAGTAAGTTCATTAATATCATATAAATTTCCGAAGTAGAAGTTGGTTCTGAAACCTAGACCGAACTCAGGAGAAATCTGATAAGACAACGCTGCCTGAACAGTACTTAGTGTTCCTTCACCCCGAAAAACATTAGCTGTTTTTACTTCGGAATCTTCCACATCCTGCTGTATTAATACAGAATATTTTTTGGAGCTGTAGGGTTGGTAACCCATTCCAAATTTAACTTTCTGTGAAATCGGAAATGCTATAGCAATATTGGAAAGGTAAGATGAATGTTTGGTAACATTCGAATTGTCGTAATCTGATTTGAAGAAATTATTTTCGTTGGTTCCCTC
The window above is part of the Kaistella faecalis genome. Proteins encoded here:
- the lptC gene encoding LPS export ABC transporter periplasmic protein LptC, which produces MNLIAKIFYKNIAAFLGCAIFFGLISCDEDLTAINKNNNTNFPSQVINNANIVQRDSGMVKLRATAPLIEKYEFIDSPYIVARKGINILFYDKKKPKEPGKINAKYAKFNEKKKFYEAKGNVRITTNENQMFAMQSVFWDQNKRLIYTSDTVYVTDKDGSTLVGANGMKAKDDFSEYTFYNNSGNINAKKIPEKGR